The following proteins come from a genomic window of Halomarina ordinaria:
- a CDS encoding UvrD-helicase domain-containing protein, translating to MTEVVKIDGAPGAGKTTALVGYVSSHAKSGYSLDDCLYLTFTRAARTEVADRLHEVFPEESMDTVKKHARTFHGAALSSCLRAGGLDNPREQVITPVHNGDIYEGFCRDWGFEYAPEMMTTSLRARVEGRPESEPTGNKVFRLAEHLALTRRDAAAHVNAPISLPLSSEEVHAALEAWKAYKAETAPRPLFEHHDYVNLAIDESYHPQGRVLFIDEFQDLSPQEYALFREWRDSGGFDVIYLAGDANQSIYSFREATPALFERMPVDRVETLNESYRVPSAITIAARSILRSHPANETAGLTSAREGGTVQRVVTRDASRLGACVRHALDTHTPQQGVAVFVLGRTNRHVRSLAAALRREGIPYTTLNQPDLWTEELTRLYEAICALRDGAPVPTVCVRALLEALPHDEREWREQALFGGKALQQTLSDPSKVFEYDVVRRAFPEPTADLIGRFVELGPKSRTTLLNASSSPTTHVPTHLQLGTIHAVKGLEAPCVLLSDAYTKRLKRTYATDERFAAEEHRLYYVGSTRASESLYIVSGYGGAPMFPGFRGGIPTSVGRPRYKRGV from the coding sequence ATGACTGAAGTCGTGAAAATCGACGGCGCTCCGGGTGCGGGGAAGACGACCGCCCTCGTCGGGTATGTCTCGTCGCACGCCAAGAGCGGATACTCGCTCGACGACTGCTTGTATCTCACGTTCACTCGGGCGGCCCGGACGGAGGTCGCAGACCGACTCCACGAAGTTTTCCCCGAGGAGTCGATGGACACGGTCAAGAAGCACGCTCGTACCTTCCACGGCGCGGCACTCTCTTCGTGTCTCCGGGCTGGCGGTCTCGATAACCCCCGAGAGCAGGTCATCACTCCGGTCCACAATGGCGACATCTACGAGGGATTCTGCCGCGACTGGGGCTTCGAATATGCACCCGAGATGATGACGACCAGTCTTCGAGCTCGTGTGGAGGGTCGTCCAGAATCGGAACCAACCGGGAACAAGGTCTTTCGACTTGCGGAACATCTCGCGCTCACACGTCGAGATGCCGCTGCGCACGTCAACGCACCGATTTCCCTTCCACTCTCCAGCGAGGAGGTCCACGCTGCTCTAGAGGCGTGGAAGGCGTATAAAGCCGAGACGGCTCCCCGTCCGCTCTTCGAGCACCATGACTATGTCAACCTCGCCATCGACGAGAGCTACCACCCTCAGGGTCGGGTTCTTTTCATCGACGAGTTTCAGGATCTCTCTCCGCAGGAATATGCGCTCTTCCGTGAATGGCGTGACAGTGGAGGATTCGATGTTATCTATCTCGCAGGGGACGCGAACCAGAGCATCTACTCGTTCCGCGAGGCGACGCCGGCCCTCTTCGAGCGAATGCCTGTCGACCGTGTTGAAACGCTCAACGAGAGTTATCGTGTCCCCTCGGCGATTACAATCGCCGCCCGCAGCATCCTCAGGTCTCACCCCGCGAACGAGACAGCAGGACTCACGTCCGCACGAGAGGGCGGAACAGTACAACGAGTGGTTACGAGGGATGCTAGCCGCCTCGGTGCGTGTGTTCGACACGCTCTCGATACGCATACCCCACAGCAGGGCGTCGCAGTCTTCGTCCTTGGACGGACGAACCGCCATGTACGATCGCTCGCTGCGGCGCTCCGGCGCGAGGGGATTCCGTACACCACCCTCAACCAGCCCGATCTCTGGACGGAAGAACTCACACGTCTCTACGAGGCGATCTGTGCTCTGCGCGATGGGGCACCTGTCCCGACCGTGTGTGTGCGAGCGCTTCTGGAGGCCCTCCCACATGATGAGCGAGAATGGCGCGAGCAGGCCCTCTTCGGTGGGAAGGCCCTTCAGCAGACGCTTTCGGATCCGTCGAAGGTGTTCGAGTACGATGTGGTTCGCCGAGCATTCCCCGAACCGACGGCAGACCTCATTGGCAGGTTCGTCGAACTTGGTCCGAAGAGCCGAACCACCCTGCTGAACGCGAGTTCGTCTCCGACGACGCACGTACCGACGCACCTCCAACTCGGGACGATACATGCGGTGAAGGGGCTCGAAGCGCCGTGCGTACTTCTCTCCGACGCCTACACGAAGCGCCTGAAACGAACGTACGCCACCGACGAACGGTTCGCTGCAGAAGAACACCGGCTCTATTACGTCGGTTCGACACGTGCATCCGAGTCTCTCTACATCGTTTCCGGCTACGGGGGGGCCCCCATGTTCCCCGGCTTCCGTGGAGGGATTCCTACCTCGGTGGGGAGACCACGCTACAAGAGGGGGGTGTGA
- a CDS encoding chromosome partitioning protein ParA, with protein sequence MRVAVTGGKGGVGKSTVAYNLGRALSAVVVDADLGMADLPTARGPDLHDVLAGRADPVEAVREDGPVALLPCGRTLRGARAADPRRLVETVEAVESVYGRVVVDCPAGLGSDVGLALLAAESCVVVTTPSSVALADAIRARVLARELDAGLAGVALNRVGADPPVSRVERLFGAPVTTIPASETVATATTTGVPVASLSTECAEPFEELATAVYSSRRS encoded by the coding sequence GTGAGGGTCGCCGTCACCGGCGGGAAGGGCGGCGTCGGCAAGAGCACGGTCGCGTACAACCTCGGGCGGGCACTCTCAGCGGTCGTCGTGGACGCCGACCTCGGGATGGCAGACCTGCCGACCGCGCGCGGCCCCGACCTCCACGACGTGCTGGCCGGCCGCGCCGACCCCGTCGAGGCCGTGCGTGAGGACGGCCCCGTCGCGCTCCTGCCGTGCGGTCGAACCCTTCGAGGCGCGCGGGCGGCCGACCCGCGACGGCTCGTCGAGACCGTCGAGGCGGTCGAGTCGGTGTACGGTCGCGTCGTCGTCGACTGCCCGGCGGGGCTGGGCAGCGACGTGGGGTTGGCGCTGCTCGCGGCCGAGTCGTGCGTAGTGGTCACGACGCCGTCGTCGGTCGCGCTGGCCGACGCGATTCGAGCGCGGGTGCTCGCCCGGGAACTGGACGCGGGGCTGGCGGGTGTCGCGCTCAACCGCGTCGGGGCGGACCCCCCCGTCTCGCGGGTGGAACGGCTCTTCGGCGCACCCGTGACGACGATACCGGCCTCCGAGACGGTCGCGACGGCGACGACGACCGGTGTTCCGGTCGCGTCGCTCTCGACCGAGTGTGCGGAACCGTTCGAAGAACTCGCGACTGCCGTCTACTCCTCGCGCAGGTCGTAG
- a CDS encoding DUF7857 domain-containing protein codes for MDVDCTQHRDGGVTFVSVVLRSDRPRRVELDPAYDRVWPPRRNGVPAKGWADGQFTGRVEGTRAVGFATPEPPAEGCVEVAWAPPGETAPAFGRPDWAPEVTATPDGVVRALSDPRPPRGAVPEPSNARGVERDPASGECADPVADDALADERSSEGAVLDVAGGDALAAIEARVAAAERLAGADSLAEATEALERVGGLAGARALRAALAADRERLAASVAEERAATLHERAGVEVPVDTLERLA; via the coding sequence ATGGACGTCGACTGCACGCAGCACCGCGACGGCGGGGTGACGTTCGTCTCGGTCGTCCTCCGGAGCGACCGTCCTCGACGAGTGGAACTGGACCCCGCGTACGACCGGGTGTGGCCGCCACGCCGCAACGGTGTCCCCGCGAAAGGGTGGGCGGACGGCCAGTTCACGGGGCGAGTCGAGGGGACGCGCGCCGTCGGGTTCGCCACGCCCGAACCGCCGGCCGAGGGGTGCGTCGAGGTGGCGTGGGCGCCCCCCGGGGAGACGGCCCCGGCGTTCGGGCGACCCGACTGGGCGCCCGAGGTGACGGCGACGCCGGACGGGGTCGTCCGCGCGCTCTCCGACCCCCGTCCGCCGCGGGGGGCCGTTCCGGAGCCGTCGAACGCACGGGGAGTCGAGCGCGACCCCGCGAGCGGCGAGTGCGCCGACCCCGTGGCCGACGACGCGCTCGCCGACGAGCGGTCGAGCGAGGGCGCCGTCCTCGACGTCGCCGGAGGTGACGCGCTCGCGGCTATCGAGGCGCGCGTCGCGGCCGCCGAGCGACTGGCCGGTGCCGACTCGCTGGCCGAGGCGACCGAGGCGCTGGAGCGCGTCGGCGGCCTCGCGGGGGCACGGGCACTCCGGGCGGCGCTCGCGGCGGACCGCGAGCGCCTCGCGGCCAGCGTGGCCGAGGAGCGAGCCGCGACCCTGCACGAGCGGGCGGGCGTCGAGGTGCCGGTCGACACGCTGGAGCGTCTCGCGTGA
- a CDS encoding DUF7856 family protein: MPGRDDVRVHLRGGTREGRALDLRDVALSVETVARAVRAPGSFVECPPPGPLHDHVGVVRPGTTLRVRTALAAAARSRGLDAPQDAERDRLARRAAAVEREAVAPDRTDATEVRRRLATASERVERLRERVATRRGEVRALREAGDEAAARAAADDLTDVARRLSERETEREAAREEWRALRERRRERYDACEERRRLADRVANLDRAARRHLVERVEGEYRAAVEALPGADPEDPFAVDGPTAALAVLRVGEARAPVVLACDRFASVEAAVAWLDAPALRL; encoded by the coding sequence ATGCCCGGTCGCGACGACGTGCGCGTCCACCTCCGAGGCGGGACGCGCGAGGGGCGGGCGCTCGACCTCCGGGACGTGGCGTTGTCGGTCGAGACGGTCGCGCGGGCCGTGCGCGCGCCCGGTTCGTTCGTCGAGTGTCCGCCACCGGGACCCCTCCACGACCACGTCGGCGTCGTCCGTCCGGGGACGACCCTCCGGGTTCGGACCGCGCTCGCGGCCGCCGCCCGGTCGCGGGGACTGGACGCCCCACAGGACGCCGAGCGCGACCGACTCGCGCGGCGAGCGGCGGCCGTCGAGCGCGAGGCCGTCGCCCCGGACCGAACCGACGCGACCGAGGTACGGCGACGGCTGGCGACGGCCAGCGAACGGGTCGAGCGGTTGCGCGAGCGCGTCGCTACCCGCCGCGGGGAGGTGCGAGCGCTCCGCGAGGCCGGCGACGAGGCGGCCGCCCGCGCCGCGGCCGACGACCTCACCGACGTCGCCAGACGGCTCTCCGAGCGCGAGACGGAACGCGAGGCCGCCCGCGAGGAGTGGCGTGCCCTCCGGGAGCGACGCCGGGAGCGATACGACGCGTGCGAGGAGCGACGGCGCCTCGCGGACCGGGTCGCCAACCTCGACCGGGCCGCCCGCAGACACCTCGTCGAGCGGGTCGAGGGCGAGTACCGCGCTGCCGTCGAGGCTCTCCCGGGAGCCGACCCCGAGGACCCCTTCGCGGTCGACGGCCCGACCGCCGCGCTCGCCGTGCTCCGGGTGGGCGAGGCGCGCGCACCCGTCGTCCTCGCCTGCGACCGCTTCGCGAGCGTCGAGGCGGCCGTCGCGTGGCTCGACGCGCCCGCCCTCCGGCTGTAG
- a CDS encoding DUF7855 family protein, with amino-acid sequence MLLVIAHSRAARGSLRNVHRAHEECVVQRFGRVALFEPTELAAFHALRLREKHPGSVELSWVAPFNEFDAVPERVRRAARAYEARERRSLPYAAFAAGSDHPDPEALAGRDL; translated from the coding sequence GTGTTGCTCGTCATCGCCCACTCGCGGGCCGCCCGCGGGAGCCTCAGGAACGTCCACCGGGCGCACGAGGAGTGCGTCGTACAGCGGTTCGGCCGCGTCGCGCTGTTCGAACCGACCGAACTCGCCGCGTTCCACGCGCTGCGCCTCCGCGAGAAACACCCCGGGAGCGTCGAACTCTCGTGGGTGGCGCCGTTCAACGAGTTCGACGCCGTCCCCGAGCGCGTCCGGCGGGCCGCCCGCGCCTACGAGGCCCGCGAGCGCCGGAGCCTCCCGTACGCCGCGTTCGCCGCCGGGAGCGACCACCCCGACCCGGAGGCGCTCGCCGGCCGGGACCTGTGA
- a CDS encoding DUF7854 family protein, with protein MDRISALRNIEDALSEFEAGEADLAATERRVRGVLRTYATSFEEQDAYRASGEGTVDGLVVLAPSPKAARERLRELVSDPDPFDVERVDR; from the coding sequence ATGGACCGGATATCCGCCCTGCGGAACATCGAAGACGCGCTGAGCGAGTTCGAGGCGGGCGAGGCCGACCTCGCCGCCACCGAGCGGCGCGTCCGGGGCGTCCTCCGCACCTACGCCACCTCCTTCGAGGAGCAGGACGCCTACCGCGCCAGCGGCGAGGGTACCGTCGACGGCCTCGTCGTACTGGCACCCTCCCCGAAGGCGGCCCGCGAGCGCCTCCGCGAACTCGTCTCCGACCCCGACCCGTTCGACGTCGAACGGGTCGACCGATAA
- a CDS encoding SDR family oxidoreductase, whose amino-acid sequence MVDVSPTDLDGRVAIVTGASSGIGEETAKALAEEGARVVLAARREERLAALADDIETAGGEALVVPTDVAEESEVRALVDGAVEEYGRLDVLVNNAGVMLNEPFLDSEVDHYETMVEVNLLGLMKATRFAVEAMRETDGDGHVVQLSSVAGRKSLPSHAAYNGTKFGVNGFTESLRQDTVGEGIRTTLVEPGVVDTELQEHIPDDEEREETEAMVEELDPLTPTDIAAAMTYAVTQPQHVSINEILVRPTEQEL is encoded by the coding sequence ATGGTCGACGTGTCGCCGACCGACCTCGACGGACGAGTCGCTATCGTGACCGGTGCCTCCTCGGGTATCGGCGAGGAGACGGCGAAGGCGCTCGCGGAGGAGGGCGCACGCGTCGTGCTCGCCGCCCGCCGCGAGGAGCGCCTCGCCGCCCTCGCAGACGACATCGAGACGGCGGGGGGCGAGGCGCTCGTCGTCCCGACGGACGTGGCCGAGGAGTCGGAGGTGCGGGCACTGGTCGACGGCGCGGTCGAGGAGTACGGCCGCCTCGACGTCCTCGTCAACAACGCGGGCGTGATGCTCAACGAACCGTTCCTCGACTCGGAGGTGGACCACTACGAGACGATGGTCGAGGTGAACCTCCTCGGCCTGATGAAGGCGACGCGCTTCGCCGTCGAGGCGATGCGCGAGACCGACGGCGACGGCCACGTCGTCCAGCTCTCGTCGGTCGCCGGGCGCAAGTCCCTCCCGAGTCACGCCGCCTACAACGGGACGAAGTTCGGCGTCAACGGCTTCACCGAGTCGCTCCGTCAGGACACCGTCGGCGAGGGCATCCGGACGACGCTCGTCGAACCGGGCGTCGTCGACACCGAACTCCAGGAACACATCCCCGACGACGAGGAACGCGAGGAGACCGAGGCGATGGTCGAGGAGCTGGACCCGCTCACGCCGACCGACATCGCGGCCGCCATGACGTACGCCGTCACTCAGCCACAGCACGTCTCCATCAACGAGATACTGGTCCGGCCGACCGAACAGGAACTCTAG
- a CDS encoding minichromosome maintenance protein MCM: MALAEDTDIIDSFEEFYRTYYRNEIGELARKYPNDQRSLYISWTDLYRFDPELAEQYRNQPGQLQEYAEEALRLYDLPVDVSLGQAHVRARDLDRTTDIRAIRARHRGQLLSVQGIVRKATDVRPKVQQAAFECQRCGTLTRIPQTGGDFQEPHECQGCERQGPFRINFDQSEFVDAQKIRVQESPEGLRGGETPQNIDVHIEDDITGKVTAGDHVKVVGVLHLDQQESGQQKSAMFDIFMEGVSVEIEDEQFEEMDITEEEKREIVELSNDPDIYEKMVGAMAPSIWGYENEKLAIILQLFSGVTKHLPDGSRIRGDFHMLLIGDPGTGKSQLLQYVRSIAPRSVYTSGKGSSSAGLTAAAVRDDFGEGQQWSLEAGALVLADQGIAAVDELDKMRPEDRSAMHEALEQQSISISKAGINATLKSRCSLLGAANPKYGRFDEYESIGEQIELEPALISRFDLIFTITDKPDASRDRDLAAHIIQTNYAGELNTHRTEVSTSNVSQDEVDTVTEQVDPTIDAEVLRKYIAFAKRTCFPVMTEEARDEIEEFYVDLRSQGADGDAPVPVTARKLEGLVRLAEASARVRLSDEVEREDAKRVIEIVRSSLEDIGMDPETGEFDADIVETGTSKTQRDRIRDIKGIIGEVEAEYDEGAPVEEVLDRAEAAGIERSKAEHEIEKLRRQGDVYEPQTDHLRTV; encoded by the coding sequence ATGGCGCTCGCGGAGGATACCGACATCATCGACTCGTTCGAGGAGTTCTACCGGACGTACTACCGCAACGAGATCGGTGAACTCGCCCGGAAGTATCCCAACGACCAGCGCTCGCTGTACATCTCCTGGACGGACCTCTATCGCTTCGACCCGGAACTCGCCGAGCAGTACCGCAACCAGCCGGGACAGCTCCAGGAGTACGCCGAGGAGGCCCTCAGACTGTACGACCTGCCGGTCGACGTGAGTCTCGGGCAGGCGCACGTCCGGGCGCGCGACCTCGACCGGACGACCGACATCCGGGCCATCCGGGCGCGCCACCGGGGACAACTGCTCAGCGTCCAGGGCATCGTCCGGAAGGCGACGGACGTCCGTCCGAAGGTCCAGCAGGCGGCCTTCGAGTGCCAGCGCTGTGGCACGCTGACGCGCATCCCCCAGACCGGCGGCGACTTCCAGGAACCGCACGAGTGTCAGGGCTGCGAGCGACAGGGGCCGTTCCGCATCAACTTCGACCAGTCGGAGTTCGTCGACGCCCAGAAGATACGCGTCCAGGAGTCACCCGAGGGGCTGCGCGGCGGCGAGACGCCCCAGAACATCGACGTCCACATCGAGGACGACATCACCGGGAAGGTGACCGCCGGGGACCACGTGAAAGTGGTCGGCGTCCTCCACCTCGACCAGCAGGAGTCCGGCCAGCAGAAGTCCGCCATGTTCGACATCTTCATGGAGGGCGTCTCGGTCGAGATCGAGGACGAGCAGTTCGAGGAGATGGACATCACCGAGGAGGAGAAGCGCGAGATCGTCGAACTCTCGAACGACCCGGACATCTACGAGAAGATGGTCGGCGCGATGGCCCCCTCCATCTGGGGCTACGAGAACGAGAAGCTCGCCATCATCCTCCAGTTGTTCTCCGGCGTCACGAAGCACCTCCCCGACGGCTCGCGCATCCGTGGCGACTTCCACATGCTCCTCATCGGGGACCCCGGGACCGGGAAGTCCCAACTGTTGCAGTACGTTCGTTCGATAGCTCCGCGGTCCGTCTACACCTCCGGGAAGGGGTCCTCGTCGGCGGGGCTCACCGCCGCCGCGGTGCGCGACGACTTCGGCGAGGGCCAGCAGTGGTCGCTGGAGGCGGGCGCGCTCGTCCTCGCCGACCAGGGCATCGCGGCGGTGGACGAACTGGACAAGATGCGTCCGGAGGACCGCAGCGCGATGCACGAGGCGCTCGAGCAACAGAGCATCAGCATAAGCAAGGCCGGAATCAACGCCACCCTCAAATCCCGCTGTTCGCTGCTCGGCGCGGCCAACCCGAAGTACGGCCGCTTCGACGAGTACGAATCCATCGGCGAGCAGATCGAACTCGAACCCGCGCTCATCTCGCGGTTCGACCTCATCTTCACCATCACGGACAAGCCCGACGCGAGCCGGGACCGCGACCTCGCGGCGCACATCATCCAGACGAACTACGCGGGGGAGTTGAACACCCACCGGACCGAGGTGAGCACGTCGAACGTCTCGCAGGACGAGGTGGACACGGTCACCGAGCAGGTCGATCCCACGATCGACGCGGAGGTGCTGCGCAAGTACATCGCGTTCGCCAAGCGCACCTGCTTCCCGGTCATGACCGAGGAGGCGCGCGACGAGATAGAGGAGTTCTACGTCGACCTCCGCTCGCAGGGGGCCGACGGCGACGCGCCGGTTCCCGTGACGGCCCGCAAACTCGAGGGGCTGGTCCGGCTGGCGGAGGCGTCGGCACGGGTGCGCCTCTCCGACGAGGTCGAACGCGAGGACGCGAAGCGCGTCATCGAAATCGTCCGGTCCTCGCTGGAGGACATCGGGATGGACCCCGAGACCGGCGAGTTCGACGCCGACATCGTCGAGACGGGCACCTCGAAGACCCAGCGCGACCGCATCCGCGACATCAAGGGCATCATCGGCGAGGTGGAAGCCGAGTACGACGAGGGCGCGCCCGTCGAGGAGGTGCTCGACCGCGCCGAGGCCGCCGGCATCGAGCGCTCGAAGGCCGAACACGAGATAGAGAAGCTCCGTCGGCAGGGGGACGTCTACGAACCCCAGACCGACCACCTCCGGACGGTCTAG
- a CDS encoding TrkH family potassium uptake protein — MSRTTVDYRSALSYLGTILKSLSLAPLVPALAALYYGEALLPFLVTTAAMAGVGAGLERAETDRHLGSREALLMVSVTWLVVPLFGTIPYLVAGQGTVAHPVNALFESMSGFTTTGATVLGEISFERHSRSVLLWRQLTQWLGGMGIIVLMVAILSELSVGGAQIIREESPGVSIEKLTPRIQETARALWKIYLLFTVAAAAVFYALHLLGLAPNMDLYNAVAHALTTMPTGGFSPEARSAEAFSPAIQWAMVAFMLVAGTNFALLWYAFQGRPSRLTGDSEFRAYLFVVAVVGLLVSGLLFLGVGLAETPTNVGVIPGDVENALRQGVFQTVAIVTTTGYASMDFNTWGEVAQLTLLFAMFLGGSAGSAAGSVKIIRWYVVYRATERQLFTTVHPEAVRPLRLSRGTVDESTVQDIFVFVFLFLLLFTGSTVLLYLDALRVGLDITSLEATSVVIATLGNVGPGFGLAGPMNNFLPFSVPAKLYMVFLMWIGRLEVLSVLVVLTPTFWRS, encoded by the coding sequence ATGTCGAGAACGACCGTCGATTACCGCTCCGCACTCAGCTACCTCGGGACGATACTGAAGAGCCTCTCGCTGGCGCCGCTCGTCCCGGCGCTCGCCGCGCTGTACTACGGCGAGGCGCTCCTCCCGTTTCTCGTCACGACGGCCGCGATGGCGGGCGTCGGCGCGGGCCTCGAACGGGCCGAGACCGACCGCCACCTCGGCAGCCGCGAGGCACTCCTGATGGTGAGCGTCACCTGGCTGGTCGTCCCGCTCTTCGGGACGATTCCCTACCTCGTGGCGGGGCAGGGGACGGTGGCCCACCCCGTCAACGCCCTCTTCGAGAGCATGAGCGGGTTCACCACGACCGGTGCGACCGTTCTCGGCGAAATCTCCTTCGAGCGACACTCGCGCTCCGTCCTCCTGTGGCGACAGCTCACCCAGTGGCTCGGCGGGATGGGTATCATCGTCCTCATGGTCGCCATCCTCTCGGAACTCTCCGTCGGCGGCGCGCAGATAATCCGCGAGGAGTCGCCGGGCGTCTCGATAGAGAAACTGACCCCGCGGATTCAGGAGACCGCCCGCGCGCTGTGGAAGATATACCTCCTGTTCACGGTCGCCGCGGCCGCGGTCTTCTACGCGCTGCACCTCCTCGGCCTCGCGCCGAACATGGACCTCTACAACGCCGTCGCCCACGCGCTGACGACGATGCCGACCGGCGGCTTCTCCCCCGAGGCGCGGAGCGCGGAGGCGTTCTCGCCGGCGATTCAGTGGGCGATGGTGGCCTTCATGCTCGTCGCCGGGACGAACTTCGCGCTCCTCTGGTACGCGTTCCAGGGCCGACCGAGCCGACTGACGGGCGACTCCGAGTTCCGGGCGTACCTGTTCGTCGTCGCCGTCGTCGGCCTGCTCGTCTCGGGGTTGCTGTTCCTCGGTGTGGGGCTGGCCGAGACGCCGACGAACGTCGGCGTCATCCCCGGTGACGTCGAGAACGCCCTCCGACAGGGCGTCTTCCAGACCGTCGCCATCGTCACCACCACCGGGTACGCCAGCATGGACTTCAACACCTGGGGGGAGGTGGCGCAGCTGACCCTCCTGTTCGCCATGTTCCTCGGCGGCTCCGCCGGTTCGGCGGCCGGCTCGGTCAAGATAATCCGGTGGTACGTCGTCTACCGGGCGACCGAGCGCCAGTTGTTCACGACCGTCCACCCCGAGGCGGTCCGCCCGCTTCGCCTCTCGCGGGGCACCGTCGACGAGTCGACGGTTCAGGACATCTTCGTCTTCGTCTTCCTCTTTCTCCTCCTGTTCACCGGTTCGACGGTCCTGCTCTACCTCGACGCGCTCCGCGTCGGGCTGGACATCACCTCGCTGGAGGCGACGAGCGTCGTCATCGCGACGCTCGGCAACGTCGGCCCCGGGTTCGGCCTCGCCGGCCCGATGAACAACTTCCTCCCGTTCTCGGTGCCGGCGAAGCTCTACATGGTGTTCCTGATGTGGATCGGCCGCCTCGAGGTCCTCTCGGTCCTGGTCGTCCTCACGCCGACGTTCTGGCGCAGTTGA